The sequence below is a genomic window from Synechococcus sp. PCC 7335.
ATGGACGTTAGCTTCTTGGATCGCAGTGTCAATGAGGGATTTTCGGGCGGTGAGAAGAAGCGCAATGAGATTTTGCAGATGGCACTGCTAGAGCCGACGCTAGCAATTCTAGATGAGACGGATTCCGGCCTAGATATTGACGCGCTCAAGATTGTTTCTAACGGCGTCAATCAGCTCAGTACACCTGAGAATGCGTCTATTTTGATCACGCACTATCAGCGGCTGCTCAACTACATCGTGCCAGACTACGTACATGTGATGGCACAAGGGCGAATCGTGAAGACTGGTGGTAAGGAACTGGCTCAAGAGCTTGAGTCTCGTGGCTATGATTGGATTGTGGCTGAGGAGGCAGTAGCCCAGTCATGACAAACACTGTAAGTTCAGCATCGAATTCTGCTGCTAAGGTCAACCGTGAGACCTATCTTAAGCATCTCCTAACTCAAGCCGCGGCAGCAGCGGACGAGTCGCCCTTAGGCCTAAAGGCTTTGCGTGATCAGGCGATCGCCTTGGTTAACGAACGCTCTTTCCCTTCTGGCAAAGACGAAGAATGGCGCTTCACCGATCTTTCTAAGATGCTAGATCAGCCGTTCCAAAGATCGCAGCCAGTGTATTCCCAGGCTGACGACTGGAATGCTCACCTGAAGCTACTATCAGACGGCACTTGTCTGACTACCATCAACGGTCATTACGATTCATCCCTTTCTAGGGAAGTAGATCAGAGTACAGATAAAGCGATTGTCGGACCGCTCTCCGAGCTATTGAAAAATTCCGACTATGCTGAAAAGCTAGGGCCCATCCTAAAAGATAAGCTGGCTCAGATAAAGGGGGGGAGCGAAGTTTTTACAGCGCTAAACACCGTTGGGTTTGCGGATGTGATGGTGGTCTGGGTGCAGGCTGACCAAGTAGTCGATGCGCCTATCTATATTGCCCGAGGCTCGCAAGGTGGGTTTATTTCGCATGTGCGATCGCTCGTCATTGCCGAAAGGCACGCTAAATTTACCCTAGTCGAATCTTTCTTTGGTCCAGCCGAGGCTACAAACGCTCAATGTAGTGTTGGCCAAGACGAGCCAACTGAGACTTGCTGTAACAATAGCGTTACCGAGATCTGGCTAGCAGAAGGTGCCCAGGTCAATCACATTCGAGTACAAGACGAAAGCGCCAATACCTTCCACTTGGCAAAGACCGCGGTGGATCAAGCAGCAAACAGCCAGTACCAATGTACAGCGGTTGATTTGGGTGCAAAGCTATCACGTCATCACGTAGAGGTTTATCAGTCTGGGGCACAGACAGATACCAAGCTGTATGGTTTGAGTGCATTAGGCGATCGCCAGCTAGCGGATACCCATAGTCTGCTGGCCCTTACCTACCCCTACGGTAGTGCTACCCAGATTCAAAAAAATATTGTAGACGACCAGTCTCACTGTGTCTTTAACGGTAAAGTCTATGTTTCAAAAGAGGCCCAGTTGACTGACGCTTCGCAGCTCAACCGCAACCTCATGCTTTCAACTAAAGCGCGAGTAGATACTAAGCCCGAGCTAGACATTATCGCTGATAATGTCAAATGCGCCCATGGTGCTACTGTCAGTCAGCTTCAGTCCGATGAAGTCTTTTATCTTCAAAGCCGAGGTATCAGCGCTGAACAAGCGCAGCGCCTATTGCTTTATGGCTTTGGGATGGAAATTGTTGAAAAGGTTTCTGTTCCTTCGCTTAAAGAGGCTTTGAGTGTACGCCTAAGAGATTGGGCGAGCTAGCTGAGCACTCACTACTAACTATCTTTGCCCTATGACAGTCCCCACCATCACTCCAGTTCTGCTTGCTAATGAAGTCCGCGCTGACTTTCCTATTCTCCATCAAAGCATCAATGGCAAACCGCTAG
It includes:
- the sufD gene encoding Fe-S cluster assembly protein SufD; the protein is MTNTVSSASNSAAKVNRETYLKHLLTQAAAAADESPLGLKALRDQAIALVNERSFPSGKDEEWRFTDLSKMLDQPFQRSQPVYSQADDWNAHLKLLSDGTCLTTINGHYDSSLSREVDQSTDKAIVGPLSELLKNSDYAEKLGPILKDKLAQIKGGSEVFTALNTVGFADVMVVWVQADQVVDAPIYIARGSQGGFISHVRSLVIAERHAKFTLVESFFGPAEATNAQCSVGQDEPTETCCNNSVTEIWLAEGAQVNHIRVQDESANTFHLAKTAVDQAANSQYQCTAVDLGAKLSRHHVEVYQSGAQTDTKLYGLSALGDRQLADTHSLLALTYPYGSATQIQKNIVDDQSHCVFNGKVYVSKEAQLTDASQLNRNLMLSTKARVDTKPELDIIADNVKCAHGATVSQLQSDEVFYLQSRGISAEQAQRLLLYGFGMEIVEKVSVPSLKEALSVRLRDWAS